The Kribbella sp. NBC_00662 nucleotide sequence CGCCCCGGTGGCAGCCTGTCGCTCGGCCCGCCCGAGCTCGACCTGCTGAACCGCGGTCGCCGGAGTGCTGCCCTCGACCTGAAGCAGCCGGCCGCGGTCGACGTCGTACGCCGGCTTGTCGCGCGGGCCGACGTACTCGTCGAAGGCTTCCGGCCCGGGGTTGCCGAGCGGCTCGGGCTCGGGCCGGAGGAGTGTCACGCGATCAATCCCCGGCTGGTTTATGGGCGGATGACGGGCTGGGGCCAGGATGGTCCGCTCGCGCAGTCGGCCGGGCATGACATCGACTACCTTGGGTTGTCAGGCGCCCTGCACCTGATCGGCCGGGCCGGCGGACCGCCGCAGGTGCCCGCCAACCTGCTCGGCGATTTCGCGGGTGGATCGCTCTACCTGGTGATCGGCGTACTCGCGGCGCTGCACAGCGGGCAGGGGCAGGTCGTTGACGCGGCGATCGTCGACGGGTCGGCGCATCTGACCACGATGCTGCTCGGAGCGCTCGCGGCCGGGTCGTGGCGGCAGGAGCGTGGGACGAACCTGCTCGACACGGGTGCGCCGTTCTACGACGTGTACGAGGCGGCCGACGGGAAGCACGTCTCGGTCGGTGCGCTCGAGCCGCAGTTCTACGCGGAGCTGATCGAGAAGCTCGGCATCGACGCGCCCGATCGCAACGACCCGTCGAACTGGCCTGCTCTCCGCAAACTCCTCGCCGAGACCTTCCGGCAACGGACGCAAGCTGAGTGGACGGCGGTGTTCGACGGCTCCGATGCTTGCGTCGCACCGGTCCTGCCGCTCGGCGCTGACCATCCTCATCTCGTTGCCCGAGGCACCTTTGTGGACCACGACGGGGTCCGGCAGCCGGCGCCCGCGCCACGGTTCGACCGTACGCCGACCAGCCTCGGCCGACCGCCCGCGCGGCCGGGGGAGCACACCCGCGAGGCGCTGACCGACTGGGGCATCACCGACCTCGAGACCTT carries:
- a CDS encoding CaiB/BaiF CoA transferase family protein is translated as MGPLEGVKVVELAGIGPAPFACMMLAELGADVLRIDRPGGSLSLGPPELDLLNRGRRSAALDLKQPAAVDVVRRLVARADVLVEGFRPGVAERLGLGPEECHAINPRLVYGRMTGWGQDGPLAQSAGHDIDYLGLSGALHLIGRAGGPPQVPANLLGDFAGGSLYLVIGVLAALHSGQGQVVDAAIVDGSAHLTTMLLGALAAGSWRQERGTNLLDTGAPFYDVYEAADGKHVSVGALEPQFYAELIEKLGIDAPDRNDPSNWPALRKLLAETFRQRTQAEWTAVFDGSDACVAPVLPLGADHPHLVARGTFVDHDGVRQPAPAPRFDRTPTSLGRPPARPGEHTREALTDWGITDLETLLASGAAVQN